A genome region from Candidatus Latescibacterota bacterium includes the following:
- a CDS encoding ATP-binding cassette domain-containing protein: MIAGVYHLTKDLGKHFSLNDINIQVANGEFVFLVGPSGAGKSTLLKMIYMDDFPASGQVVVGPYVSTRMKRSTIPDLRRKMGIVFQDFRLLEDRTVFENIALAMKVTGVGMREIKRQVTDILTRVGLYHKRYDFPPALSGGEAQRVAIARAVANRPAILLADEPTGNLDPVATKNILELLFKINAGGTAVLMATHDIEMVRSFGQRIIYLENGKIMRDKEMIYVGDIRDRIDGSSVSENAGRLSGHEITGGEDEE, translated from the coding sequence ATAATCGCCGGTGTCTATCATCTTACAAAGGATCTTGGAAAACATTTCAGTCTGAATGATATCAATATCCAGGTGGCCAACGGAGAATTCGTTTTCCTTGTCGGCCCGAGCGGTGCCGGCAAGAGTACCCTTCTCAAGATGATATACATGGATGATTTTCCCGCTTCAGGGCAGGTCGTCGTCGGACCCTATGTATCGACGAGGATGAAGCGTTCTACGATACCCGACCTGAGAAGGAAGATGGGGATCGTCTTTCAGGACTTCAGGCTGCTCGAGGACAGGACGGTCTTTGAAAACATCGCGCTTGCGATGAAAGTGACCGGAGTGGGGATGAGAGAGATCAAGAGACAGGTGACAGATATTCTCACAAGAGTGGGCCTCTATCACAAGAGATACGATTTTCCGCCGGCTCTTTCCGGTGGGGAGGCGCAGAGGGTGGCGATCGCCAGGGCGGTGGCCAACAGGCCGGCGATACTTCTGGCTGACGAACCGACCGGCAACCTCGATCCCGTTGCGACAAAGAATATACTCGAACTTCTGTTCAAGATAAATGCCGGCGGAACAGCCGTGCTTATGGCTACTCACGATATCGAGATGGTCCGGTCTTTCGGGCAGCGGATCATCTATCTTGAGAATGGGAAAATAATGCGGGACAAGGAGATGATCTATGTGGGAGATATACGCGACCGCATAGATGGTTCGAGCGTCAGTGAGAACGCCGGCCGGCTCTCCGGCCATGAGATCACGGGAGGGGAGGACGAGGAATGA
- a CDS encoding ABC transporter permease has protein sequence MKPGEFRYIIDESIGILWRRKTANIISTIIMALSLLILVTFLGVTLNIAGLIEKTSEEMRVYVYLRDDIAEDVSRGLQLRLMAEQGVEEVVFISKEEALEDFRSTLGEESDLLDALEDNPLPDAYRVKMKQTHINSETLEAMAVRVEEWTGIEEVRYGRKWFERGERLVKGFYIIDLVLGVIVFLSVVFVISNTVRLTILNSRKTIDILKLVGATNAYIQIPFIIEGALQGIVSSLLAIGLLAIIYRSAVNYLPGLVFIRVDAIAVFVFFCALLGAIGSFAGLRRFLRI, from the coding sequence ATGAAACCGGGAGAATTCAGATACATCATCGATGAATCGATAGGGATATTGTGGCGCCGCAAGACCGCGAACATCATCTCGACCATCATCATGGCGCTCTCTCTTCTGATCCTTGTCACCTTTCTCGGTGTCACGTTGAACATCGCCGGCCTCATAGAGAAGACGAGCGAAGAGATGCGGGTCTATGTATATCTGCGGGACGATATAGCCGAAGACGTTTCAAGAGGTCTCCAGCTCAGGTTGATGGCGGAGCAGGGAGTCGAGGAAGTAGTCTTTATCTCGAAAGAGGAGGCTCTCGAAGACTTCAGGTCGACGCTTGGCGAGGAGAGCGACCTTCTCGATGCTCTCGAGGACAATCCTCTCCCCGACGCGTACCGGGTAAAGATGAAGCAGACCCATATAAATAGCGAGACTCTTGAGGCAATGGCCGTCAGGGTGGAGGAGTGGACGGGGATAGAGGAGGTCCGGTACGGGCGAAAGTGGTTCGAGAGGGGCGAACGGCTTGTGAAGGGTTTTTATATTATCGATCTCGTGCTGGGTGTCATCGTCTTCCTTTCGGTGGTCTTCGTCATTTCCAACACGGTTCGGCTGACGATCCTCAACAGCAGAAAGACGATAGATATCCTGAAACTTGTCGGAGCGACCAACGCCTATATCCAGATCCCGTTTATCATCGAGGGTGCTCTCCAGGGGATCGTCTCCTCGCTGCTTGCCATCGGGCTGCTCGCTATCATATACAGGTCCGCAGTGAACTATCTTCCGGGACTCGTGTTTATCAGGGTAGACGCTATTGCCGTGTTCGTCTTTTTCTGCGCACTTCTCGGAGCGATAGGGAGTTTCGCGGGGCTTCGCAGATTTCTAAGGATTTGA
- a CDS encoding peptidoglycan DD-metalloendopeptidase family protein, with amino-acid sequence MRFYESYKDTMSFKWRITPLAQTRVLRRSSIIMTIMTFLILAGGMCPIVSGGSARAGQQDLDKKIGKKENELESLRNQIAEQRKKIGELEKKEKDVSEYLRKLEAEGNLGKRLLDGLDEKKGMLEQQVDLLRDELTASEADYARRLKVFSKRLREMYKNGSRQAWMELLAAEDVADLLQRYKFVSLIAERDADLIEGVRRHREEVARTEAGITEALHEVTVSRNEKEGELEKLKENERKRRRTLSGLKSDRRKYEQRVAELAAAESQISTMLEELEKIREEQSKAWGDYGVADFNSLKGRLARPVSGETTRRFGRFKHPEFGTVTYNTGIDISTRTGEPVRSVARGRVEFAGVLPGYGNCIIINHGGGFYTMYAHASQIFVQQGGQVENGGLIAETGEETAGAGGLLHFEIRQSKKALDPEGWLRKGGR; translated from the coding sequence ATGAGATTTTACGAAAGCTATAAAGATACCATGTCGTTCAAGTGGAGAATCACACCTCTGGCACAAACGCGAGTGTTGCGCCGATCCTCCATCATCATGACAATTATGACCTTCCTCATATTGGCGGGAGGTATGTGCCCGATCGTTTCGGGAGGGAGCGCTCGAGCCGGGCAGCAGGACCTCGATAAAAAAATAGGAAAGAAGGAAAACGAACTCGAATCGCTCCGAAACCAGATAGCGGAGCAGAGAAAGAAAATAGGAGAACTCGAGAAAAAGGAAAAGGATGTCTCTGAATATCTCCGAAAACTCGAGGCTGAAGGGAATCTTGGAAAGCGGCTATTGGATGGCCTCGACGAAAAAAAGGGGATGCTAGAACAGCAGGTCGACCTGCTCCGGGATGAACTGACTGCCAGCGAGGCCGATTATGCCCGGAGGCTCAAGGTGTTTTCAAAAAGGCTGCGGGAGATGTACAAGAATGGTTCGAGACAGGCCTGGATGGAGCTTCTGGCTGCCGAAGATGTGGCAGACCTCCTGCAGAGATACAAGTTCGTCTCTCTGATAGCCGAGCGGGACGCCGATCTCATCGAGGGAGTGCGCAGGCACCGGGAAGAGGTGGCGAGGACCGAGGCGGGGATAACAGAGGCCCTGCACGAGGTCACCGTGTCGAGGAACGAGAAGGAAGGCGAGCTCGAGAAACTCAAAGAGAACGAGAGGAAAAGAAGAAGGACACTCTCCGGCCTTAAGAGTGACAGGCGAAAGTATGAGCAACGCGTCGCCGAGCTGGCCGCGGCAGAAAGCCAGATCAGCACCATGCTGGAAGAACTCGAAAAGATCAGGGAGGAACAGTCAAAGGCCTGGGGTGATTACGGGGTCGCCGATTTCAATTCATTGAAAGGACGGCTGGCCAGACCCGTATCAGGTGAAACGACGAGACGGTTCGGGCGCTTCAAGCACCCCGAGTTCGGAACGGTCACCTACAATACTGGAATTGATATCTCCACCAGAACGGGTGAGCCTGTGCGCTCGGTGGCGAGGGGGAGGGTGGAGTTCGCGGGGGTGCTGCCGGGATACGGTAATTGTATCATTATCAATCATGGAGGCGGGTTCTACACGATGTACGCGCACGCTTCCCAGATATTCGTTCAGCAGGGCGGCCAGGTGGAGAATGGCGGGCTGATAGCCGAGACCGGGGAAGAGACAGCAGGGGCAGGGGGATTGCTGCATTTCGAGATCAGGCAGTCGAAAAAGGCGCTTGATCCTGAAGGTTGGCTCAGGAAGGGAGGCCGCTGA
- a CDS encoding stage 0 sporulation family protein — protein MEIAEVQFKAQRKEIFKNSRALYLRTGNYCVVQADRGEDMGTIIALAQVADKDIAVSTKEVLRHANDADIESIADIRAKEKEALTVCQEKAGEHELQMKLVDVECQFDGNKITFYFTSDGRIDFRSLVKDLASIFRTRIDLRQIGVRDEARRFDGMGMCGRRLCCSTFLKDFEPVTLKMAKDQNLPLTPTKISGACGRLMCCLAYELSDYKEMMRGVPKAGSKINCFGAQHRIDKINLFEEAIILSDENGNHIEMPLQKFKEEMGICEVEPVEEEEIDEDALLKDFIEDEE, from the coding sequence ATGGAAATAGCAGAAGTCCAGTTTAAGGCTCAGAGAAAAGAGATTTTCAAGAACTCGAGAGCCCTGTACCTGAGGACCGGAAATTATTGCGTGGTCCAGGCAGACCGTGGCGAGGACATGGGGACGATCATAGCCCTGGCCCAGGTGGCCGACAAGGACATCGCTGTGAGCACCAAAGAAGTTCTCAGGCACGCAAACGATGCAGACATCGAATCGATAGCCGATATTCGCGCGAAAGAGAAGGAAGCTCTCACGGTCTGTCAGGAAAAGGCTGGCGAACATGAGCTTCAGATGAAGCTGGTAGATGTCGAGTGTCAGTTTGACGGAAACAAGATCACCTTTTATTTCACCTCGGACGGGCGCATAGATTTCAGGAGTCTGGTGAAAGACCTGGCGAGTATTTTCCGGACGAGGATCGATTTGAGGCAGATAGGGGTACGCGACGAGGCGCGGCGGTTCGACGGGATGGGGATGTGCGGCAGGCGGCTCTGTTGCTCGACCTTTCTAAAAGATTTTGAACCGGTCACGCTGAAGATGGCCAAGGACCAGAACCTTCCGTTGACCCCGACGAAAATATCGGGTGCCTGCGGCAGGCTTATGTGCTGCCTTGCCTACGAGCTTTCCGACTACAAGGAGATGATGAGAGGCGTGCCGAAAGCAGGAAGCAAGATCAACTGTTTCGGCGCGCAGCACAGGATAGATAAGATCAATCTTTTCGAAGAGGCAATAATCCTCTCCGACGAGAACGGGAACCACATCGAGATGCCCCTCCAGAAGTTCAAGGAAGAGATGGGGATCTGCGAAGTCGAACCTGTCGAAGAAGAAGAGATCGATGAAGATGCCTTGTTGAAGGATTTTATAGAAGACGAAGAATGA
- the metG gene encoding methionine--tRNA ligase — protein sequence MAEKKFYITTAIDYVNQKPHLGTAYEKIGADCMARFKRLCGYDAWFLMGNDEHSTNVQREAQKRGLDPKDYCREMSVKFTGAWKALNISYDDFIHTTEERHEKAVTDLFRRIQENGFIYKGKYEGLYCESCEEFIGEKDLVDGLCPSHKLEPKKISEENYFFALSKFEDRLLAHIEKNPEFIRPQTRKNEILNVIKGGLRDVSISRAGVDWGIPLPIDDGHVIYVWFDALTNYISGLGYGGDDPSLFEKYWPADVHVIGKDITRFHCVIWPSMLMAAGVELPKSVFAHGFISLAGEKMSKSRGNILDPEKMVEVFGADGVRYLLLREVPFDKDGDISSEILFNRYNADLANELGNLFSRTVAMISKYLGGDVETAPFDESCELYSALKEALDGYMGHMEKMEFSRALSSYWSVIQRANRFIEEKSPWALAKDESKTDQLESVFRELLVVLRSSAIVLSPFMPEKMAEMGRHLGGFESEPGQLPPRESGAEGLSQPEPLFPRLKNVEFE from the coding sequence ATGGCAGAAAAAAAGTTCTACATAACCACAGCTATCGATTACGTGAACCAGAAGCCTCACCTTGGTACTGCCTACGAAAAGATCGGCGCCGACTGTATGGCACGCTTCAAGAGGCTTTGCGGGTATGACGCATGGTTCCTGATGGGTAATGACGAACACTCGACCAATGTGCAGCGTGAGGCCCAGAAGAGGGGGCTCGACCCGAAGGACTATTGCCGTGAGATGTCCGTTAAGTTCACCGGCGCCTGGAAAGCGTTGAATATATCGTATGACGACTTCATCCATACGACGGAGGAGCGTCACGAGAAGGCCGTTACCGACCTGTTCCGCAGGATCCAGGAGAATGGCTTCATATACAAGGGAAAGTATGAGGGACTCTACTGCGAATCCTGCGAGGAGTTCATCGGCGAAAAGGATCTGGTCGACGGGCTATGTCCAAGTCACAAGCTGGAGCCGAAGAAGATCAGCGAGGAGAACTACTTTTTTGCACTCTCGAAATTCGAGGACAGGCTGCTGGCACATATAGAGAAAAACCCGGAATTCATCAGGCCACAGACCAGGAAGAATGAGATCCTGAACGTGATCAAGGGAGGGCTGCGCGACGTCTCCATCTCAAGGGCCGGAGTCGACTGGGGAATACCTCTGCCGATCGACGACGGGCATGTCATCTACGTCTGGTTCGATGCTTTGACCAACTATATATCAGGACTTGGTTATGGAGGAGACGATCCGTCCCTGTTCGAGAAATACTGGCCCGCCGACGTCCACGTGATAGGCAAGGACATCACCCGGTTTCACTGCGTGATCTGGCCCTCGATGCTGATGGCCGCCGGAGTCGAGCTGCCGAAAAGCGTGTTCGCTCACGGGTTCATCTCGCTCGCCGGCGAGAAGATGAGCAAGAGTCGTGGAAACATACTCGACCCGGAGAAGATGGTGGAGGTCTTCGGCGCGGACGGAGTGAGATACCTGCTGCTCCGGGAGGTGCCCTTTGACAAGGACGGCGATATCTCAAGCGAGATCCTGTTCAACCGTTACAACGCCGATCTGGCAAACGAACTCGGCAATCTCTTCAGCCGCACAGTGGCGATGATATCGAAATATCTCGGGGGCGACGTTGAGACGGCGCCATTCGACGAGAGCTGCGAGCTTTACTCCGCGTTGAAGGAAGCCCTGGACGGATATATGGGACATATGGAAAAGATGGAGTTCTCAAGAGCTCTCTCGTCGTACTGGTCGGTGATCCAGAGAGCGAACCGGTTCATAGAGGAGAAGTCTCCCTGGGCCCTGGCGAAGGACGAGTCGAAGACCGATCAGCTCGAATCGGTTTTCAGGGAACTGCTCGTCGTCTTGAGAAGTTCGGCGATAGTGCTTTCACCGTTTATGCCGGAGAAGATGGCGGAGATGGGAAGACATCTCGGAGGGTTCGAATCTGAGCCGGGACAGCTTCCTCCGCGAGAGTCCGGAGCTGAAGGACTGAGTCAGCCCGAGCCCCTTTTCCCGAGGTTGAAGAACGTGGAGTTCGAGTAG
- a CDS encoding cupin domain-containing protein, producing MIVIKKLDEVPVMDTAHGVDARNLYKKTEAMVSVISLEPGQALKRHITPVDVAFYVLEGTGTVEVGDEKLVVSKDTLVESPKDIMHCWYNTSDAMLKFMVIKAPQPTKKTTFISND from the coding sequence ATGATAGTAATAAAAAAACTGGACGAAGTGCCGGTAATGGATACGGCCCATGGCGTCGACGCGCGCAATCTCTATAAAAAGACAGAGGCGATGGTCTCTGTGATCTCGCTTGAACCGGGACAGGCCCTGAAGCGTCATATCACCCCGGTCGATGTAGCCTTCTACGTGCTGGAGGGAACAGGCACCGTCGAAGTGGGCGATGAAAAGCTGGTAGTGTCGAAGGACACCCTGGTCGAGAGTCCAAAAGATATCATGCATTGCTGGTACAATACGAGTGACGCGATGCTGAAGTTCATGGTCATAAAGGCCCCGCAACCGACCAAGAAGACGACCTTCATTTCGAACGACTAA
- a CDS encoding YchF/TatD family DNA exonuclease: MLIDSHAHMNMSQFRDDLSAVLERAALAGVGEILNVGYDPASIEETIALVDKYPAIYAAVGIHPHHATDWNGYLEDRIKQFLLRRKVLAVGEIGLDYYRDLSPRDIQQDVFRRQIGLARQFGKPIIIHCREAFPDVIRIMKEEKAFEVGGIFHAFSGGEAEAGQVLDLGFLIGIGGPLTYPKSILPAVAERLPSSSFVLETDCPYLPPQAYRGKRNEPAYVALVAEKLAAIRGVEIDDIARAAETNFRGMFHGEKDVPVSVAYSLKKSIYINVTASCTNDCAFCTRFRSNNNLYGYNLNLLADPSVAEMVSAVGEAMLPGDFREIVFCGYGEPTARLKALRETASKIGKHGLPMRLNTNGQGNMINRRNIVPELEEYFSKVSISLNAQDRETYMRVCKPDMGEQAFDAVLDFVRAVAASRMDCTVTALDYPEVDLEATRVLVESIPGAKFKVRKYHFPAISGQDIPEQV; encoded by the coding sequence ATGCTGATCGATTCACATGCGCACATGAATATGTCGCAGTTCAGGGATGACCTGTCGGCCGTCCTTGAAAGGGCTGCGCTGGCCGGAGTCGGAGAGATACTCAATGTAGGGTATGACCCCGCATCGATAGAGGAGACGATAGCCCTGGTCGACAAGTATCCCGCGATATACGCCGCCGTCGGCATCCATCCCCATCATGCCACAGACTGGAACGGATATCTTGAGGACAGGATCAAGCAGTTCCTGCTGCGCCGGAAGGTGCTTGCCGTGGGAGAGATCGGGCTGGATTACTACAGGGACCTTTCCCCGCGTGACATCCAGCAGGACGTGTTCAGGCGCCAGATAGGACTGGCCAGACAATTCGGAAAACCGATCATAATCCATTGCCGGGAGGCATTCCCCGATGTGATAAGGATCATGAAAGAAGAAAAGGCTTTTGAGGTCGGAGGCATCTTTCACGCTTTTTCAGGAGGGGAGGCGGAAGCCGGACAGGTACTCGACCTGGGGTTTCTGATCGGCATCGGCGGGCCCCTGACATATCCGAAATCGATCCTTCCGGCCGTAGCTGAAAGATTGCCTTCAAGTTCGTTCGTCCTTGAGACAGATTGTCCCTACCTGCCACCACAGGCATACAGGGGCAAGAGGAACGAACCGGCCTACGTAGCTCTTGTCGCGGAGAAGCTGGCCGCGATCAGAGGTGTCGAGATCGACGATATTGCCAGGGCTGCCGAGACGAATTTCAGAGGGATGTTCCACGGGGAGAAAGATGTTCCGGTAAGTGTGGCGTACAGCCTGAAGAAAAGCATATATATCAACGTCACGGCGAGCTGTACCAACGACTGTGCTTTCTGCACAAGGTTCAGGTCGAACAACAACCTCTATGGATATAATCTGAACCTTCTGGCCGATCCCTCTGTGGCAGAGATGGTCTCCGCGGTGGGAGAGGCCATGTTGCCGGGAGATTTCAGGGAGATAGTGTTCTGCGGATACGGCGAGCCGACCGCGAGGCTGAAAGCCCTCAGGGAGACCGCCTCGAAGATCGGGAAGCACGGGCTTCCCATGAGGCTTAATACGAACGGACAGGGGAACATGATAAACCGGAGAAATATCGTTCCCGAGCTTGAGGAATATTTTTCGAAGGTGTCGATCAGCCTGAATGCCCAGGACCGGGAGACATACATGAGAGTCTGCAAGCCGGACATGGGAGAACAGGCATTTGACGCGGTCCTGGATTTTGTCAGGGCGGTCGCAGCCTCAAGGATGGACTGCACAGTGACGGCCCTCGATTATCCTGAAGTCGATCTCGAAGCTACACGCGTCCTCGTAGAATCGATACCCGGCGCGAAGTTCAAAGTGAGAAAATATCATTTTCCGGCCATTTCCGGGCAGGATATCCCCGAACAGGTATGA
- the rsmA gene encoding 16S rRNA (adenine(1518)-N(6)/adenine(1519)-N(6))-dimethyltransferase RsmA, protein MSGRKPDNTGSRPRAKKSLGQNFLISGKVIDRIVKALDPGSGIPIMEIGPGTGALTGPLAEKGARIAAFELDRRLSKELGERFAGSDNVEIVEADVREIDFDLEAKRREWEKYRVAGNIPYLLTSTIMIKLGLLERSAGAVIMVQKEVGERILTSPGKRGCGILSVFLQAWFDISMVTTARAGAFIPKPKVDSVVLSFTPEAREGAPRDRKGFLGFVKISFSQRRKKLVNVLGNLLGEGGKPEAAALMGEAGTDAGLRPEELSLDDWFRLYGVFEKR, encoded by the coding sequence ATGAGCGGAAGAAAACCAGATAATACCGGCAGTCGGCCCAGGGCGAAAAAGAGCCTCGGGCAGAATTTTCTCATCTCCGGGAAAGTCATCGACAGGATAGTCAAAGCTCTTGACCCTGGCAGTGGTATCCCGATAATGGAGATAGGCCCCGGTACGGGGGCATTGACCGGCCCCCTGGCAGAAAAAGGCGCGAGAATTGCTGCATTCGAACTTGACCGGAGGCTGTCGAAAGAACTGGGGGAAAGGTTCGCAGGTTCCGATAATGTGGAAATAGTAGAGGCCGATGTCCGCGAGATCGATTTCGATCTGGAAGCGAAGAGGCGGGAATGGGAAAAGTACAGGGTCGCCGGCAATATTCCCTACCTGTTGACATCGACGATAATGATAAAGCTCGGATTACTCGAAAGATCTGCCGGAGCCGTGATAATGGTGCAGAAGGAGGTCGGAGAAAGAATCCTGACTTCACCGGGAAAGCGCGGATGTGGTATCCTTTCAGTCTTTCTGCAGGCATGGTTCGATATTTCGATGGTAACGACGGCCAGGGCCGGAGCTTTTATACCGAAGCCGAAGGTGGACAGTGTAGTGCTTTCCTTTACGCCGGAGGCGAGAGAGGGAGCACCGCGTGACAGGAAAGGGTTTCTGGGCTTCGTAAAGATATCTTTCTCTCAGAGAAGGAAGAAGCTTGTGAATGTTCTGGGCAATTTGCTCGGGGAAGGCGGAAAACCGGAAGCCGCGGCGCTCATGGGTGAAGCGGGCACGGATGCCGGACTGAGGCCGGAGGAGCTTTCCCTGGATGACTGGTTCCGACTGTACGGGGTGTTCGAAAAGAGATGA
- a CDS encoding divergent polysaccharide deacetylase family protein — protein MARKKKKKKQTTKRIVRIKRIAWGLGIAALVTITMLRYFQTVRGGAFLLDMGFSGRYEVVQEALSEKVKEVLHPLAILDDDIKITREKPDSSGRSVVILRGEVPHGASNVQVNAAVDAAAVSIGTRVRKCIEKKDGRVIEMELGTRRFITHRCYFRMSKRGKVPYRIETTGPAISIVVDDFGFFNNRLVREFIELDVPVTISVIPGLKHSEKICKMAVAAGKETFCHLPMEPEKGADDVGDIPLVRTAMSGREIERIVEKALKTTPGVTGMNNHMGSRATADRAVMDAIMKVCVKEDLIFFDSLTSSKSVVREAAEAAGVGNARNDLFLDNNKKDTRENMKKLLSLGAHRGRAIAIMHVRKESLADLKWMIGEARRKGIRFIKLSEMLEGETPR, from the coding sequence ATGGCCAGAAAAAAGAAGAAAAAGAAACAAACAACAAAGCGGATAGTCAGGATCAAACGCATTGCCTGGGGCCTGGGCATAGCCGCGCTGGTCACGATCACAATGCTGAGATATTTTCAGACGGTCCGTGGCGGCGCGTTCCTGCTCGACATGGGATTCAGCGGGAGATACGAGGTCGTTCAGGAGGCCCTCAGCGAAAAGGTGAAGGAGGTCCTGCATCCTCTGGCGATACTTGATGATGATATCAAGATTACTAGAGAGAAGCCCGATTCCTCCGGTAGGTCAGTAGTCATACTGAGGGGAGAGGTCCCGCATGGCGCCTCCAATGTGCAGGTAAATGCCGCGGTCGATGCCGCTGCTGTTTCTATCGGTACACGGGTCCGCAAGTGTATCGAAAAAAAGGATGGACGTGTGATCGAGATGGAGCTCGGCACGAGACGATTCATCACCCACCGGTGTTATTTCAGAATGAGCAAGAGAGGGAAAGTACCCTACAGAATTGAGACGACAGGGCCGGCGATCTCGATCGTGGTCGACGATTTCGGTTTTTTTAATAACAGGCTCGTTAGAGAATTCATTGAGCTGGATGTCCCGGTGACGATCTCGGTGATCCCGGGACTGAAGCACTCTGAAAAGATATGCAAAATGGCTGTGGCTGCTGGCAAGGAGACTTTCTGTCATCTTCCGATGGAACCGGAGAAGGGTGCGGACGATGTCGGCGATATCCCACTTGTAAGAACGGCGATGAGTGGCAGGGAGATCGAGAGGATAGTAGAAAAAGCGCTCAAGACTACACCCGGAGTGACCGGAATGAACAACCATATGGGGTCCAGGGCTACGGCGGACCGGGCGGTGATGGACGCGATCATGAAGGTCTGTGTAAAAGAGGACCTTATTTTCTTCGACAGCCTGACGTCGTCGAAATCGGTTGTCCGTGAGGCGGCCGAGGCTGCGGGAGTGGGCAACGCCAGAAACGACCTGTTTCTGGACAATAACAAAAAGGACACAAGAGAAAATATGAAGAAGCTTTTGTCGCTGGGCGCACACCGGGGCAGGGCCATTGCCATAATGCATGTGAGGAAGGAAAGCCTCGCTGACCTTAAATGGATGATAGGTGAAGCTCGCAGGAAGGGCATAAGATTTATAAAATTGTCGGAGATGCTCGAGGGCGAGACCCCTCGTTGA
- a CDS encoding pyridoxine 5'-phosphate synthase: protein MNRMRLGVNIDHVATLREARKTTEPDPVTAAMLSEMGGADQITFHLREDRRHIQNRDARLISEMAQTLVNLEMAATAEMQEIAMALHPDAVTLVPERREEVTTEGGLDLLRGGEKYAVVTKALQEGGIRVAAFIGPDKAQIKEAAKLGFDAIEIHTGEYANSSGAETGKAVASVQEAVRAGKKYGLHVHAGHGLTYHNVQRIVDIEDIEELNIGHSIISRAVFVGVEQAVREMVELLIR, encoded by the coding sequence TTGAACAGGATGAGACTGGGAGTAAACATAGACCATGTAGCGACATTGAGGGAAGCGAGAAAGACTACCGAACCTGATCCGGTGACGGCGGCGATGCTTTCCGAGATGGGTGGAGCCGACCAGATAACATTTCACCTGAGAGAAGACAGGCGTCATATACAGAACAGGGATGCCAGGCTGATCAGCGAGATGGCCCAGACTCTGGTAAACCTTGAAATGGCCGCTACAGCGGAAATGCAGGAGATCGCCATGGCCCTTCATCCCGACGCTGTCACCCTTGTGCCGGAGCGGCGGGAAGAAGTCACGACCGAAGGAGGCCTGGATCTGCTCCGTGGAGGCGAAAAATACGCGGTGGTGACAAAGGCGCTGCAGGAAGGCGGGATCAGGGTCGCTGCTTTCATCGGTCCCGACAAGGCACAGATCAAAGAGGCGGCCAAACTTGGCTTCGACGCTATTGAGATACATACAGGCGAATACGCGAACTCTTCCGGGGCAGAGACCGGAAAGGCCGTCGCCTCGGTGCAGGAAGCGGTGCGGGCCGGGAAAAAATACGGACTGCATGTCCATGCCGGACACGGGCTGACCTACCACAACGTCCAGAGGATAGTCGACATAGAAGATATAGAGGAGCTCAATATCGGCCACAGCATTATTTCGCGAGCCGTTTTTGTCGGAGTGGAACAGGCAGTAAGAGAGATGGTCGAGTTACTTATACGTTGA